The Artemia franciscana chromosome 11, ASM3288406v1, whole genome shotgun sequence genome has a segment encoding these proteins:
- the LOC136033371 gene encoding dynein intermediate chain 3, ciliary-like has translation MDCNFLLRLSIEELKNRSINLNDKFEEGINISPDEEVAERFVVKATQEKGIQAIDCTYSAHTANTEHKSYDSRGINHKEGGWPKEVNPSDAELVGRFRKRIEKDDSYIVSVLKLAKSTEFLIRQNLIIDIHEDYFVEEDDYTLAELELIRPMSEDNIFVSKSS, from the exons ATGGATTGTAACTTTTTGCTGAGGTTATCAATAGAAGAGTTGAAAAACAGAAGCATtaacttaaatgataaattcgAGGAAGGTATTAATATAAGCCCAGATGAAGAAGTTGCTGAAAGATTTGTAGTAAAAGCTACGCAGGAAAAGGGAATACAAGCAATTGATTGCACATATTCAGCTCACACA gctAACACAGAGCACAAGTCGTATGATTCTAGGGGGATAAACCACAAAGAGGGGGGTTGGCCAAAAGAGGTCAATCCATCAGACGCAGAACTAGTTGGACGCttcagaaaaagaattgaaaaagatGATAGTTATATTGTGTCTGTTttaaaactagccaaa AGTACAGAATTTTTGATTCGTCAGAATCTAATTATCGATATCCACGAAGACTATTTTGTTGAAGAAGACGACTACACCTTAGCAGAGTTAGAGCTGATACGCCCCATGTCAGAAGATAATATATTTGTCTCCAAAAGTAGCTAA